In Methanofollis fontis, the following proteins share a genomic window:
- a CDS encoding CPBP family intramembrane glutamic endopeptidase, giving the protein MDRTSYHPLLILGAILAGAAAIAVAFSGDPQSEIGLFFSTGAEVAPIVLLALLAHLAILRPRLKPLVVTLAVVLILSLAALSWMLSLAPWFFTTDLDNPPARMVVTFFVSMLLCSGAFLICCLGFSRRVRSRLARHIPIDPDNFVHTIGLVVIGALTLFPLIPLTVLGHAPLVDLMANPDFVLAPITPAEAAKTDFYGLLWTVAGVFLAAGLLVRRTLSEVLDRLGVVVPDRREVLFALGAGVALVGIFWVVDHAIIGLWMHLGWGVTDQDYMRSLFAAYLTPAAAVVAAIVAGVGEELAIRGLLQPRFGIAFSVAVFASLHAYQYAWDGVLSVLLAGCVFAVLRLRTNTTVCAITHATYDLVLFALLMTGIGWV; this is encoded by the coding sequence ATGGACCGGACCTCCTATCACCCCCTGCTGATCCTTGGCGCCATACTTGCCGGGGCGGCGGCGATCGCCGTCGCCTTCTCCGGTGACCCGCAGAGTGAAATCGGGCTGTTTTTCTCGACCGGGGCGGAGGTTGCCCCGATTGTCCTGCTCGCCCTGCTCGCCCACCTGGCAATTCTGCGACCGCGCCTGAAGCCGTTGGTTGTCACCCTTGCCGTCGTCCTGATCCTCTCTCTTGCCGCCCTCTCGTGGATGCTCTCGCTGGCGCCATGGTTTTTCACCACCGATCTGGATAATCCTCCCGCCCGGATGGTGGTGACGTTCTTCGTATCTATGCTCCTCTGTTCTGGAGCGTTCCTCATCTGCTGCCTCGGCTTTTCCCGGCGTGTTCGCTCCCGTCTCGCCCGGCATATCCCGATCGATCCCGACAATTTTGTTCACACTATCGGGCTCGTGGTCATCGGCGCCCTGACCCTCTTTCCGCTCATCCCGCTTACCGTCCTGGGTCACGCCCCACTCGTTGACCTGATGGCGAACCCGGACTTTGTCCTCGCTCCAATCACCCCGGCAGAGGCTGCAAAAACGGACTTTTATGGGTTATTATGGACAGTTGCCGGTGTCTTTCTTGCCGCCGGCCTCCTGGTGCGCCGGACGCTTTCTGAGGTGCTCGATCGCCTCGGTGTGGTGGTGCCGGACCGGAGGGAGGTGCTGTTCGCCCTTGGTGCGGGGGTGGCGCTCGTCGGCATCTTCTGGGTGGTCGATCATGCCATCATCGGTCTCTGGATGCATCTCGGATGGGGCGTCACCGATCAGGACTACATGCGCTCTCTCTTCGCCGCCTATCTCACCCCCGCCGCCGCCGTGGTAGCGGCGATCGTCGCGGGCGTGGGGGAAGAACTGGCGATCCGGGGACTGTTGCAACCAAGGTTCGGGATCGCCTTCTCGGTCGCCGTCTTTGCATCGCTCCATGCCTACCAGTATGCATGGGACGGCGTGCTCTCGGTGCTGCTTGCAGGATGCGTGTTTGCCGTGCTCAGATTGAGGACCAATACCACGGTGTGCGCCATTACCCATGCCACCTATGACCTCGTCCTCTTCGCCCTCCTGATGACCGGAATCGGATGGGTCTGA
- a CDS encoding VOC family protein, with the protein MATIVHFDLPAEDLERAKTFYSTLFGWKFELPPGWTDYYLISTTAEDGSPGIGGGMGTRGAPDQQITNYVGVPSIDATLVDVDRLGGKVLLPKTAVQKFGYLAVCQDTEGNTFGLWEEDPEAE; encoded by the coding sequence ATGGCGACGATCGTGCATTTTGACCTGCCTGCAGAAGACCTCGAACGTGCGAAGACCTTCTACTCCACCCTTTTCGGGTGGAAGTTCGAACTGCCCCCGGGCTGGACGGACTATTACCTGATCTCCACCACCGCCGAAGACGGTTCCCCCGGCATCGGCGGCGGCATGGGCACGCGGGGAGCGCCGGATCAACAGATCACCAACTATGTCGGGGTACCGTCCATCGACGCCACCCTGGTCGACGTGGACCGCCTCGGCGGAAAGGTGCTCCTCCCGAAAACCGCCGTGCAAAAATTCGGATATCTGGCCGTTTGCCAGGATACCGAGGGGAACACATTCGGGCTCTGGGAAGAGGATCCAGAAGCGGAGTGA
- a CDS encoding LeuD/DmdB family oxidoreductase small subunit, whose protein sequence is MRGEGHAVCLGTDIDTDLIIAGRYLRTKDRSVWAGHVFEDLDPGLAPRLRGAVIMAGKNFGCGSSREQAVVALKEAGVVAVAAPSFARIFYRNAVNIGLPVLVCEAGCKEDEMVRFDLEEGWIKAGGERRPVAPLSARMRAILAAGGLVAYLSGGRE, encoded by the coding sequence GTGAGGGGGGAGGGGCATGCGGTCTGTCTGGGGACCGATATCGACACCGACCTCATCATCGCAGGACGCTATCTCCGCACAAAGGACCGTTCGGTCTGGGCCGGGCATGTATTCGAGGACCTCGACCCCGGCCTTGCGCCCCGCCTGCGGGGTGCGGTGATCATGGCAGGGAAGAACTTCGGTTGCGGGTCGTCGCGGGAGCAGGCGGTGGTGGCGCTGAAGGAGGCGGGCGTCGTCGCCGTGGCCGCACCCTCCTTTGCCAGAATCTTTTATCGCAATGCCGTCAATATTGGTCTGCCGGTGCTGGTCTGCGAGGCAGGATGCAAGGAGGATGAAATGGTCAGATTTGACCTGGAGGAGGGCTGGATCAAGGCCGGTGGCGAACGCCGCCCGGTGGCCCCTCTCTCGGCCCGGATGCGGGCGATCCTTGCTGCCGGCGGCCTCGTTGCCTACCTGAGCGGAGGACGTGAATGA
- a CDS encoding PAS domain-containing protein, with translation MTGKTSTGPWQGMDFLPAGICIIDAGYVVRYWNACLEEWTGITAEEVIGQRITERFPALDRTTVISRIDQTLRGGAPSVFSSQIHTFVIPSYLQDGSARAQRTSLIPLATDMEGLYHAMFICEDVSALTEQVKAFREMRNNTLYELEERKKAEMEMKDAYEDLLSFLLEYLSELSEGARNASDDLDAVVKSIEAGTAEDQDIRTCLLRVMDTSTSLERTLSDLAVAVAERKKEIPDVFKKSLIERGYTS, from the coding sequence ATGACAGGGAAGACCTCAACTGGACCATGGCAGGGAATGGATTTCCTGCCGGCGGGCATCTGCATCATCGATGCAGGCTACGTGGTGAGGTACTGGAATGCCTGTCTGGAGGAATGGACCGGGATCACGGCCGAAGAGGTCATCGGGCAGCGGATCACCGAGCGCTTCCCTGCACTTGACCGGACGACGGTCATCTCACGAATCGACCAGACGCTCAGGGGAGGGGCGCCCAGCGTTTTTTCTTCCCAGATCCACACCTTTGTCATACCCTCCTATCTGCAGGACGGCAGTGCGCGCGCTCAGCGCACCAGCCTCATCCCCCTTGCGACCGATATGGAGGGGCTGTATCATGCCATGTTCATCTGCGAGGATGTGAGCGCCCTGACAGAGCAGGTGAAGGCATTCAGGGAGATGAGGAACAACACCCTCTACGAACTCGAAGAGCGGAAAAAAGCGGAGATGGAGATGAAGGACGCCTACGAGGATCTCCTGTCCTTCCTCCTTGAGTACCTCTCCGAACTCTCAGAAGGCGCCCGCAATGCCAGTGACGACCTGGATGCGGTTGTGAAGAGCATTGAGGCGGGTACAGCGGAAGATCAGGACATCAGGACCTGCCTGCTCAGGGTGATGGACACCAGCACTTCACTCGAGAGGACACTCTCAGATCTCGCTGTTGCCGTCGCAGAAAGAAAAAAAGAGATTCCGGACGTTTTTAAGAAATCCCTTATCGAGCGCGGCTACACCAGTTGA
- a CDS encoding DUF7714 family protein: protein MIFPEECKYVGIAAGHPLGDRIYFLSRWLIRETPEGSEIRAVRLSDGNGLMRKVLDEEVLATPDETLVWPDPVNFGDRALLIRLAREGGHRCTIFRSPDDSKTFVIDPEPGDLLTVHVYDIVPPRPHLAAILEELESVGLFGDLGVRFEYHLRDIRDTAAEVYPCRAGGFERTLDSDPLDGTERVAGCLTARQFCSENYGGSIVVDEICPLTQVAEEPFIARCCRADREGVGVWNGKLGGVVHWGASPHTIDTVLRAAVSAWREHEDRRRSG, encoded by the coding sequence ATGATCTTTCCTGAGGAGTGCAAGTATGTGGGGATCGCCGCCGGGCATCCCCTCGGTGACCGTATCTATTTCCTCTCCAGGTGGCTGATCCGGGAGACCCCGGAGGGGTCGGAGATCCGTGCCGTCCGCCTGTCAGACGGAAACGGACTGATGCGCAAGGTCCTGGACGAGGAGGTGCTCGCCACCCCGGACGAGACCCTTGTCTGGCCAGATCCGGTGAATTTCGGCGACCGTGCATTGTTGATCCGGCTGGCACGCGAGGGAGGGCACCGGTGCACTATCTTCCGGAGCCCTGATGACTCAAAGACGTTTGTGATCGACCCCGAACCCGGGGATCTCCTGACCGTGCACGTCTATGACATCGTACCGCCCCGTCCGCACCTGGCGGCGATCCTGGAGGAGCTCGAATCGGTCGGGCTCTTCGGCGACCTTGGCGTCCGTTTCGAGTACCATCTCAGGGATATCAGGGATACGGCGGCAGAAGTCTACCCGTGCAGGGCGGGTGGGTTTGAGCGTACCCTCGATTCCGATCCCCTTGATGGCACTGAGCGGGTGGCCGGATGCCTCACCGCCCGCCAGTTCTGTTCTGAGAACTACGGGGGGTCGATCGTGGTTGATGAGATCTGCCCCCTGACGCAGGTGGCGGAGGAACCCTTCATCGCCCGCTGCTGCCGCGCCGACCGGGAGGGTGTGGGTGTCTGGAACGGGAAACTGGGGGGAGTGGTCCACTGGGGCGCCTCCCCGCACACGATCGACACGGTGCTGCGGGCGGCGGTGTCGGCATGGAGGGAGCATGAAGATCGCCGTCGTTCCGGGTGA
- a CDS encoding deoxyribonuclease IV: MIRAGCHVSIAGSLANAVVRAEERGCDCFQIFSRNPRGWGFKDLTDADIEGFRGRLAASGLYPVVDHMPYLPNLASPKEEVYEKSVATLIAELERCSALGIPHLVMHLGSHLGTGIEGGRRRLIDGILRAFDDTPGEVCLLLENTAGTKNSLGGTFEEIALILDALPEERTAVCFDTCHAFAAGYDLRDEGAVGESLELFDGAIGLDRLRVIHCNDCRGTLGSHLDRHQHIGLGEIGEEGFAAFLAVPTIRRLPLICETPVDEIRNDAGNICRLRELAGE; the protein is encoded by the coding sequence ATGATCCGTGCCGGGTGCCATGTCTCGATCGCCGGTTCGCTCGCGAACGCCGTGGTGAGGGCGGAGGAGCGGGGATGCGACTGCTTCCAGATCTTCTCCAGAAATCCCCGCGGCTGGGGGTTCAAGGACCTCACCGACGCCGATATCGAGGGGTTCAGAGGACGCCTTGCGGCATCGGGCCTCTATCCGGTGGTGGACCACATGCCCTATCTCCCGAACCTCGCCTCGCCAAAAGAGGAGGTCTATGAGAAATCGGTCGCCACCCTCATCGCAGAACTGGAGCGGTGCTCTGCCCTGGGCATCCCCCATCTGGTGATGCACCTCGGGAGCCATCTCGGCACCGGGATCGAGGGGGGAAGGAGGCGCCTGATCGACGGGATTCTGCGGGCGTTCGACGACACACCGGGCGAAGTCTGCCTCCTCCTGGAGAACACCGCCGGCACAAAGAACAGTCTCGGGGGCACATTTGAGGAGATTGCCCTGATTCTGGACGCCCTGCCCGAAGAACGCACGGCAGTCTGTTTTGACACCTGCCATGCCTTCGCCGCCGGATATGACCTCAGGGACGAAGGGGCAGTCGGAGAGAGTCTCGAACTCTTCGACGGAGCGATCGGTCTCGATCGTCTCCGTGTCATCCACTGCAACGACTGCAGGGGGACGCTCGGGTCGCACCTCGACCGTCACCAGCACATCGGCCTCGGCGAGATCGGCGAGGAGGGGTTTGCGGCGTTTCTCGCCGTTCCAACGATCCGGCGCCTCCCCCTGATCTGCGAGACGCCGGTGGATGAAATCCGAAACGACGCCGGAAACATCTGTCGCCTCAGGGAACTGGCCGGGGAGTGA
- a CDS encoding MEDS domain-containing protein, with translation MARDLMRASMFSRRDIYDLSPGSHVCCIYDVDEEWWSVVESAIRCGLERGERIVCFIDRIPPEAMIGGLSEGGLPLDDLIGSGQVMVGTAESLYLSGGQFDPIRMSDYICRTVSGAIEDGFPALRMIGDASWALRHFPGSDRLFEYEAAINTLLGTLPCTAFCLYDRRIFPASALLDALMAHPKAMIGEELYDNHYFCDDHASASDTQDQTRLSRWISHLVEKKRYEAEIVHQRDEAEAYFTTSAVAMVVIDGDGLIRRVNPSASTVFGLNEHLLMGRTLLSFVPPEWHGDARKCIGSDAEAAKNVVIPVTPPGGEVRYVRWNASPLPHDGMEGWTLLSGEDITERRRIEENLRKNERIFSAIFHNSSVPKALVDASGTVIDANGATSRFLGVDELIGRQIPGFITAPGGVGEEERSFLRPDAETVWGLVSISDIGPGVDGEGPFIVVCQDITERKRFEEERFRALEQIERNMTQLASLNDRIRNPLAVIVAVSDMDVEESEKSRILEQAEIINGIVDEIDRGWCVSESVRDFLRKHNEFSA, from the coding sequence ATGGCGCGTGATCTGATGCGGGCGTCGATGTTCTCTCGCCGGGATATATATGATCTCAGCCCCGGCAGCCATGTCTGCTGTATCTATGATGTCGATGAAGAGTGGTGGTCCGTCGTCGAATCGGCCATCAGGTGCGGACTCGAACGGGGCGAACGTATCGTCTGCTTCATCGACCGCATACCTCCTGAAGCGATGATCGGAGGACTCTCGGAGGGGGGGCTGCCCCTGGACGACCTCATCGGATCCGGTCAGGTGATGGTCGGAACGGCGGAATCGCTCTATCTTTCGGGAGGTCAGTTTGATCCGATCCGGATGAGCGATTATATCTGCCGTACCGTTTCCGGAGCAATTGAAGACGGTTTTCCTGCTCTCAGGATGATCGGGGATGCATCCTGGGCACTCCGGCACTTTCCTGGATCTGATCGATTATTTGAGTATGAGGCGGCGATAAACACCCTTCTGGGGACGCTTCCCTGCACGGCCTTCTGCCTCTATGACCGCCGAATTTTTCCAGCATCTGCCCTCCTCGATGCCCTCATGGCGCATCCAAAAGCGATGATCGGGGAAGAACTCTATGATAATCATTATTTCTGCGATGATCATGCATCTGCATCCGACACGCAGGACCAGACCCGCCTCTCCCGATGGATCAGTCATCTTGTCGAAAAGAAACGGTATGAGGCGGAGATCGTCCACCAGCGGGACGAGGCCGAGGCCTATTTCACGACGTCCGCCGTCGCCATGGTGGTGATTGACGGGGACGGTCTCATCAGGCGGGTGAACCCCTCGGCCTCGACGGTCTTCGGTCTGAACGAACACCTCCTGATGGGGCGGACCCTCCTCTCCTTTGTCCCCCCTGAATGGCACGGGGATGCCCGGAAATGCATCGGCAGCGACGCCGAGGCTGCGAAAAATGTTGTCATTCCGGTGACTCCCCCCGGCGGGGAGGTGCGGTATGTTCGCTGGAACGCTTCGCCGCTCCCCCACGACGGCATGGAGGGATGGACACTCCTTTCTGGTGAGGACATCACCGAACGGCGTCGTATAGAAGAGAATCTCCGGAAAAACGAGCGGATTTTCTCGGCCATATTTCATAACTCCTCGGTCCCGAAGGCGCTGGTGGACGCCAGCGGCACGGTGATCGATGCGAACGGCGCTACTTCACGCTTCCTTGGCGTTGACGAACTTATTGGCAGGCAGATCCCTGGTTTTATAACCGCTCCCGGCGGTGTCGGTGAGGAAGAACGCTCATTCCTCCGTCCTGACGCTGAGACGGTCTGGGGTCTGGTGAGCATCTCAGATATCGGACCCGGTGTCGATGGGGAGGGGCCGTTCATCGTGGTCTGTCAGGACATCACGGAGAGGAAACGGTTCGAGGAGGAGCGGTTCAGGGCGCTCGAGCAGATCGAGCGGAACATGACACAGCTTGCAAGCCTCAACGACCGCATCAGAAATCCGCTTGCCGTGATCGTCGCTGTCTCTGATATGGACGTGGAAGAATCGGAAAAAAGTCGAATTCTCGAACAGGCGGAGATCATCAACGGCATTGTCGACGAGATCGATCGCGGCTGGTGCGTCTCTGAATCGGTCCGCGATTTTCTCAGAAAACATAATGAGTTTTCGGCCTGA
- a CDS encoding chemotaxis protein CheC, whose amino-acid sequence MSLNNEDLDAIRELVNIGVGRAAAMLNEITCSHIILHVPTLQVIRIDELDAACGLPVEGTAATVKIDFKGFFTGTTALIFPPESAAALVMAITGENGDQPELDAIRIETLTEVGNIFINGVMGSIGNVLGQQITYTPPLYVEDSIAQIVWNARFHADERVLLANTRFFVEDINVEGIIAMILEIGSLETLLEKIAAVRGE is encoded by the coding sequence ATGAGCCTGAACAACGAAGATCTCGATGCCATCAGGGAGCTGGTGAATATCGGCGTCGGTCGTGCTGCCGCCATGCTGAACGAGATCACCTGCTCCCACATAATTCTCCATGTCCCCACGCTCCAGGTGATCAGGATCGACGAACTCGATGCCGCCTGCGGTCTCCCGGTGGAGGGGACCGCCGCAACGGTCAAGATCGATTTCAAGGGGTTTTTTACCGGCACCACCGCCCTCATCTTCCCGCCTGAGAGCGCCGCCGCCCTGGTGATGGCGATCACCGGGGAGAACGGAGATCAGCCAGAACTGGATGCGATACGGATCGAGACCCTCACCGAGGTCGGCAACATCTTCATCAACGGGGTGATGGGATCGATCGGAAATGTGCTCGGTCAGCAGATCACCTACACCCCCCCCCTCTATGTGGAGGATTCGATCGCACAGATTGTCTGGAACGCCCGCTTTCATGCCGATGAGCGGGTGCTCCTGGCCAATACACGGTTTTTTGTCGAGGACATCAATGTCGAGGGCATTATCGCCATGATCCTTGAGATCGGATCCCTGGAAACCCTGCTGGAGAAGATCGCCGCCGTCAGGGGAGAATGA
- a CDS encoding isocitrate/isopropylmalate dehydrogenase family protein translates to MKIAVVPGDGIGREVVPVAESVLRHLHPDWDYYPVEVGFGRWERCGAAIGSGEMDALREADAILFGAVTTPPDPDYRSVLLQIRKDLDLYANVRPVRGPGFSVTIVRENTEGLYSGIEWALPGSACTLRVVTDGGSRRIARYAAALAENGLMTIGTKANVIKSDVLFRRCAIEEAESAGVRWEEKYIDALCLDLLMHPSRYNVVVTTNIFGDIISDAAAYLVGGLGLLPSANVGDSHAFFEPVHGSAPDIAGRGIANPVAAIRSAAMLLAHVGHADEAAAVDAAVDAACAAGVRTPDLGGAASTVQVGEAVLSRMR, encoded by the coding sequence ATGAAGATCGCCGTCGTTCCGGGTGACGGCATCGGGCGGGAGGTGGTGCCGGTCGCCGAGTCCGTGCTCCGCCACCTCCACCCTGACTGGGACTATTACCCTGTCGAGGTGGGGTTCGGCCGCTGGGAGCGCTGTGGCGCCGCCATCGGATCCGGGGAGATGGACGCCCTCCGTGAGGCGGATGCCATCCTCTTCGGGGCGGTGACCACCCCGCCTGACCCCGACTACCGGAGCGTGCTCCTGCAGATCAGAAAAGATCTCGACCTCTATGCAAACGTGAGACCGGTCCGCGGACCGGGATTCTCGGTCACCATCGTGCGGGAGAACACCGAGGGGCTCTACTCCGGGATCGAGTGGGCGCTGCCCGGGAGCGCCTGCACCCTGCGGGTGGTCACCGATGGGGGAAGCCGACGGATCGCCCGATATGCCGCGGCCCTGGCAGAAAACGGGCTGATGACGATCGGCACCAAGGCGAATGTGATCAAGTCCGACGTCCTCTTCCGCCGGTGTGCGATCGAGGAGGCAGAATCCGCCGGTGTGCGCTGGGAAGAGAAATATATCGACGCCCTCTGTCTCGACCTCCTCATGCACCCGTCCCGCTATAATGTGGTGGTGACCACGAACATCTTCGGCGACATCATCTCCGACGCCGCCGCCTATCTGGTCGGCGGACTCGGCCTCCTCCCCTCGGCAAACGTCGGCGATTCCCATGCCTTTTTTGAACCGGTCCACGGGAGCGCCCCTGACATCGCCGGGCGGGGAATTGCGAATCCGGTGGCGGCGATCCGCTCTGCCGCCATGCTCCTCGCCCATGTCGGACATGCGGACGAGGCGGCGGCGGTGGATGCGGCGGTGGATGCCGCCTGTGCCGCGGGGGTGCGGACGCCCGATCTCGGCGGCGCCGCCTCGACCGTGCAGGTGGGTGAGGCGGTGCTCAGTCGGATGCGCTGA
- a CDS encoding metallophosphoesterase, translated as MGLKLPHLNGSTYFAIAAVLLLTAPPTLGYMAWEGQNTSVTTLSFAGAPEGIVFIADPHLREDNIDHIRRVIEEVNALNPSVVLIGGDFVYGEEPDLSLQEIWREIDAPTYAVLGNHDYKAGIDAVTGLEKVIAIQETERSVEHYDMSPLGETDTDPVFADALTAQLESAGVHVLRNEYVTLDLNGTPLLLVGVDDGWAGMADPPTVPRTDAFTIYLIHEPECRAPWEADLILCGHTHGGQFMLPGIQTLNDNGVLELSGLVTKDDTPVYISRGLGTSNLPAELRLNAPPEIVLIGPAG; from the coding sequence ATGGGGTTGAAACTGCCGCACCTGAACGGATCCACTTATTTTGCAATTGCCGCCGTCCTCCTTCTCACCGCACCGCCGACCTTGGGTTACATGGCGTGGGAGGGGCAGAACACATCGGTCACCACACTCTCATTTGCCGGCGCACCCGAAGGGATTGTGTTCATTGCCGATCCCCACCTGCGGGAGGACAACATCGACCATATCAGACGGGTGATCGAGGAGGTAAACGCCCTCAATCCATCGGTCGTGCTGATCGGCGGCGATTTTGTGTATGGAGAGGAGCCCGACCTCTCCCTGCAGGAGATCTGGCGGGAGATCGACGCACCCACCTATGCAGTGCTCGGGAACCATGACTATAAGGCCGGTATTGATGCAGTCACCGGACTTGAGAAGGTGATCGCAATCCAGGAGACGGAGCGGAGCGTCGAACACTATGATATGTCCCCACTCGGAGAGACGGACACCGACCCGGTTTTTGCCGATGCCCTGACGGCACAACTGGAATCGGCCGGTGTGCATGTGCTCAGGAACGAGTATGTCACCCTTGACCTGAACGGCACGCCCCTCCTGCTGGTCGGTGTGGATGACGGATGGGCCGGCATGGCCGATCCCCCGACCGTCCCCCGCACCGATGCCTTTACAATCTACCTGATCCACGAACCCGAATGCCGGGCACCATGGGAGGCCGACCTGATCCTCTGCGGCCACACCCACGGCGGACAGTTCATGCTCCCCGGCATCCAGACGCTCAATGACAACGGCGTCCTCGAGCTCTCCGGACTGGTGACAAAAGACGATACACCGGTCTATATCAGCAGGGGACTTGGCACCTCAAACCTTCCGGCCGAACTCCGCCTCAATGCCCCGCCCGAGATCGTCCTGATCGGGCCCGCGGGCTGA
- a CDS encoding response regulator — translation MTRILIIDDSSFQRKIISTILSGDGHETIFAPDGTEGLRLLVDAAPDLLVLDLLMPGVDGLEVLRLMRQDSICTPVIVLTADIQDSTREQCSALGARAFINKPVKRDELLSAVREVLAEGKEQ, via the coding sequence TTGACACGGATCCTCATTATCGATGACTCATCGTTTCAGAGAAAGATCATCTCGACAATCCTTTCTGGCGATGGTCATGAGACGATTTTTGCCCCTGACGGGACCGAAGGGCTCCGTCTGCTTGTCGATGCAGCGCCCGATCTCCTTGTGCTCGACCTCCTGATGCCCGGGGTGGACGGACTCGAGGTGCTTCGCCTGATGCGGCAGGACAGCATCTGCACACCGGTAATCGTGCTCACCGCCGACATCCAGGATTCGACCCGAGAGCAGTGCAGCGCACTGGGAGCGAGAGCATTCATCAATAAACCGGTAAAACGGGATGAACTGCTGAGTGCTGTCAGAGAGGTTCTTGCCGAGGGAAAGGAGCAATGA